The Sesamum indicum cultivar Zhongzhi No. 13 linkage group LG6, S_indicum_v1.0, whole genome shotgun sequence genome has a segment encoding these proteins:
- the LOC105164481 gene encoding uncharacterized protein LOC105164481 — MGSSMKLSLILFFTCSLFIQGTLADVICDNLPANLCSFAIASSGKRCVLESHKNTQEKKCKTSEVVVEKLSGYIETEQCVKACGVCRESVGISSDVFLSSEFTAHLCSPACYHNCPNIVDLFFNLAASEGVSLPTLCKNQEENHRAMLAILSHDGVTPGPVAAPLAAPTSL; from the exons atggGTTCTTCAATGAAATTATCATTGATTCTCTTCTTTACTTGCTCTCTCTTCATTCAGGGAACACTAG CGGACGTGATTTGTGATAATTTACCTGCAAACTTGTGTTCTTTTGCGATTGCATCATCGGGAAAGAGGTGTGTGTTGGAGAGCCATAAAaatacacaagaaaaaaagtgtAAGACATCAGAGGTTGTGGTGGAGAAATTATCTGGATACATTGAGACAGAACAATGTGTGAAAGCGTGCGGTGTTTGCCGTGAATCCGTAGGAATATCCTCCGACGTCTTTCTCTCATCGGAGTTCACTGCCCATCTCTGTTCTCCTGCTTGCTACCATAACTGCCCTAACATTGTTGACCTCTTTTTCAATCTTGCTGCCAGTGAAg GAGTATCTTTGCCAACTCTTTGCAAGAATCAAGAAGAGAATCATCGAGCCATGTTGGCAATTTTGAGTCATGATGGCGTCACCCCTGGGCCAGTTGCTGCTCCTCTTGCTGCTCCTAcatctttgtaa